Genomic DNA from Gimesia aquarii:
AGTAGAGTCGTTCGAAGCCGCTGTAGTCGATCAGCCAGAATGTGGGCGGAATACCGCCCTGTCGCCCTCGCAGCACGGTGGCGTTAGTTTCATTGCGCAAGATGGTCAGCCAGGCGTTTGAGTTTTCCTGGTTCCCGTCCCAGACATCGGTGATTTGATAACCGGTCGGCTTGTATTTATTGAGCACCCGGTTATAGGCGTCGTTGTATTCGACATTGCCCTTGATGCCATAACCCATGAAATCTTCCCACGACTGGAGACCGAGTTCCGGCTTCAATACGGACGGATCATGAGCAGGATCAACGAAGAAGACCCAGAAATTGTCTTTAATGGCGTAGGTCGCCAGATTCCCGACGCAGACCGGCCCACGAATCATGCCGCTGACAATCAAGTGAGAATTCTCTACCAGGAACAGTGAACGCGATCGCGCGGGGATCGCCTGGAAAACTTCGAACGGGTTGTGGCTTGCGTAGCCGGGCGTCAGGCTCTTACCGGCTATTGCATCGACTTGAAAAAAGAGTTCGTCGAGGCGCTGAAGTTTGGCGTCATCGAGCTGCCACACAAACAGCGACTTCTGGACCCGCGCTTCGGTCACCTTTTTCAGGCGGTAGTAGAACTTGTCGACTCCGGCGAGATACGGCGTGTCATAGGGCCGGGCTGTCTTGATTTCATGAATCGGACTTGCAACAACGACACTGTTGCCGTCTGTGCTGGTTTTGATCTGGATTGGCGGCGTGGTGGAGCGCACCAGCCTGAAATACTCGCCTGGCGATTCTTGGAAATGCAACGTCGCCAGGAAGGCATGTTCGAAAATAAAGCGGCTCACCAACGGTGACAGCTCGGCTTCCTGGTTAAAAAACGCTTCCCAGCGGGCGATGACTTCAGGCTGTGCCAATTTTTTAACCTCGGCCATCACGTCGGCCGTGGGGCCCGGTGAGCCGGCGGAAATCCATTCGGAAAAGACTTGATTCTCGTCTGGTGTCAGGGCAGGGAGACCAAAAGGCATTCCCGCAGTCGGTCGCTTCTTCAGATAAGCATCCATCCCCTGATTGCACGGGCAAATATGAGAATTAACTAACTGGTAGACAGGTTGGATCGGCTTCAAATCAAAGGGCGGCTGGTTATGCTCAGTACCGGCCACCAGCATGCGAAACAGAATGCTCTTGGCGGGCCGCTCTTCAGGTGGCCCCTGTTGTTCGACGACACTACAGAAGCCTTGTTCGCGCCATGCCGCCAGAGAAGGCTGGTCAGTCAAACGAACGGGTTTTTCCGCAAACAAGTGTGTGCCATCGGGATTGCCTTTCCGCGCCCCGCGGATCAGTCCTTCGTAACAGGTGAGCTTGAGTAAACAGGGCGAATCGAGACACCCATGACATACAATACAACGCCGGTTGAAAATCGGCTGAATTTTGTCGAGATAATAGCCACCTTCGAGATGCGAGTTCGTCGAATCCGGATAGGCTGGTGGCGAATGAACGAATGGTTGCCAGTTTGACTCCTGGCGTACCTGCCTCAAAAGAAAGCCGCCAACGATCACACCGGCAACAACAAAGAGCAGCAGCACAACAACAATGTAGCGAACCTTGCCTTTCAATGCCCTTGGCTCCACACAAACATGAGAAAACGATTCTGTTTCAAGGTCCACTCATCTGGCCCAAAATTCAATATAGGTACGTGCAAAATCGCTGTCAACCCGCCCGTTCCAATGACCGGTGCTCTATCCAGTTGTGCTAGCACAGGCCACTATACCGACAGATATTCTGTTTTGAGAACAACAGTAAAAGGACCCAATTTGCGGACTCCATACGCGCCAGTCAAACTCATCCCTTTTTGCGAGATTAGATCTCACGAGACAATTCTTGTCGGGATGAGCATCAACACGTACGATTTAATCAACCTTTTTCAAGAGCGAGCTCTCGGTTTCACGTCAAGACGTGGAATCGACAAAGATATTTCTCTGAAAAGAGCCGTTTTCTTGAAGAAATGTGAACACACCAAGCGTGTTATATTTCAACAATAAGTCAAATCGTGTCTTGTCTTCATGGAGATTGAGTAATTTGCCCGAATTGTTGAGAGTTCTTTACCTCAATCATCGGCAGGGTTTGTTCTCTCTGGCGTTATCGATCACCGGCTCACGCCAACAGGCGGAAGACGCTGTACATGAGGCTTTTGCCAAAATGGCTGGTCGGAAACCGCCAGAGGGAGATCCCGTTTCCTACGTTTTCAAGGTGGTGCGTAATGCGGCAATCGATATGCAACGGTCACGAAGACGAGACCAGCAGGTGTC
This window encodes:
- a CDS encoding fatty acid cis/trans isomerase translates to MKGKVRYIVVVLLLFVVAGVIVGGFLLRQVRQESNWQPFVHSPPAYPDSTNSHLEGGYYLDKIQPIFNRRCIVCHGCLDSPCLLKLTCYEGLIRGARKGNPDGTHLFAEKPVRLTDQPSLAAWREQGFCSVVEQQGPPEERPAKSILFRMLVAGTEHNQPPFDLKPIQPVYQLVNSHICPCNQGMDAYLKKRPTAGMPFGLPALTPDENQVFSEWISAGSPGPTADVMAEVKKLAQPEVIARWEAFFNQEAELSPLVSRFIFEHAFLATLHFQESPGEYFRLVRSTTPPIQIKTSTDGNSVVVASPIHEIKTARPYDTPYLAGVDKFYYRLKKVTEARVQKSLFVWQLDDAKLQRLDELFFQVDAIAGKSLTPGYASHNPFEVFQAIPARSRSLFLVENSHLIVSGMIRGPVCVGNLATYAIKDNFWVFFVDPAHDPSVLKPELGLQSWEDFMGYGIKGNVEYNDAYNRVLNKYKPTGYQITDVWDGNQENSNAWLTILRNETNATVLRGRQGGIPPTFWLIDYSGFERLYYSLVVNYEYYGSVEQKLATWEFMSRLRQEFEDNFLRLLPVDKRQKYRDLWTRGIGQELLFRMPFPGEDIGKGFDVEGADPISGVLSKIQSRFTEAVSGPPDLLNPGKKPEVKLSDPVKDFAGWEAAVSTLTVRTHLKFTQFLPSNTFVRLTMGEESRVYSLVANRSYAFNNVVFDENGARQPELDTMSVYHGLVGDFPNLIIDLKIEQASAFLTELNAVSTTAQWSAWKEKYGMLRNTAAFWPFLDWLTDWNFDNRQPDAGYFDLKYYMLLDSMN